The window TCGACCGCGTTCGACGGCTCCGGCCCGGGCGCCTCGCCGCCCTCGCTCTCCGCCGGTCGCTCCTCGGGATCGGTCGCCGCCGGGCCGACCGCGGCGAGCAGCCGATCCCGGTAGCGGGCGACGGCTTCCGACGCGGCGACCGCCGCGACGAACGTCACCAGCGCCGGCAGCAGGTCCGACAGCAGCGCGACGAGCCGATCGAAGAAGTCCGGCAGCCCGGGACTCGGTCCCTCCCCGCCGTCCGCGGACGTCTCCTGGTCGCCGTCGGCGTCGCTGCGCCGCTGTTCCCGCTCGGACTCGCTCCGCTCGGCCGAATCGCTCCGCTGCTCGTTCGCCCGGCTGTCGCTGGCCTCCGAGTCCGCCTCGCTCCCGTCTTCGCCGTCCGAATCGGCCGATTCAGCGTCGCCGCTCTCGCCGGACTCGCGTATCTCCCGTGAGATCGCCTCGCCCTGGCCCCGATCGATCGGCAAGTGGTCGTAGTCGGGATCGATCACGTCGCTGGCCTCGGTCGTCACGGTGGACTGGATGGACGTGGCCGACGCTCCCACGGCGACGATCGAGAGAACCGCGACGGCGATCCGGAACCCTGTCTCCCGCTTCATTGCGGCGCTCCGTCGACACTCATCTGTCACCTCGTCACGAACGGGTCCGGGTTAAGCCAGTCGAGTGTCCCGACAATCCCGC of the Halomicrobium salinisoli genome contains:
- a CDS encoding DUF4129 domain-containing protein, which gives rise to MKRETGFRIAVAVLSIVAVGASATSIQSTVTTEASDVIDPDYDHLPIDRGQGEAISREIRESGESGDAESADSDGEDGSEADSEASDSRANEQRSDSAERSESEREQRRSDADGDQETSADGGEGPSPGLPDFFDRLVALLSDLLPALVTFVAAVAASEAVARYRDRLLAAVGPAATDPEERPAESEGGEAPGPEPSNAVERTWAELLRRLDTDRTGHMTPEEVARAAVDTGFDPEAVRALTRTFVEVRYGDRPVTEDRERAASRVRRQFDGGREVTDGGREVTDGGREVTDGGREVTDGGRETTDGGETR